The Rosa rugosa chromosome 1, drRosRugo1.1, whole genome shotgun sequence genomic sequence TTGCCAGGTTTAGTGTAAATTGACCAAAACCCAGATGACACTTCTTTTAACATCTTCTTCTGAACTTTGATAAAATTCCCATGTCGGCGTCTTCTGATATTCCATGCCTGACATTCTAACTAAATACTTATCTCCATCGCAATGACTTCAATTTTGACCAGACTTTGGCCACATGCCTAGGTTCAACCTTATACGCACCAAGACTAAAGTGAAAGTGATACTAAAATTCAACCCATTTTGGTGGTTAAACACACCCCCTACACCTTCCCCATAAATTTTCTCAATTCTTTAATCTTCAAACTCCAACCTTCAAAACAAATTAGAGCATCCAATTGTGGGAGACTTTATCCAATCTAATCTACTCtaccaaaccaaaaccaaatatgGTACTCCATTTGGAGCTTTACCCACTCTTAAACCCCAATCCTCCTTCACACGTGTCCACGCACCGATTTTGCCAAGTCACATGCCGATGCCGTCGAGTCCAGCCAGATTCTTACACGTTGTGGACTTGCGTTAAAGGAATTGTCAACCCAGTTGGCTGTAATTGAAAGATGAGAGACCCAACCAACCAATAAAACTACCCTTTTAAAAATGCCACCTTGTAATAGCTAGTGAAGATGCAATAGCCAAGTATATATAAAGGCAGAGCCAAGAGGAGTGCTAGCCAACACAAACAATTTGTACATTCTATTCTTAGCAGTATCATCGCCAAATGGACTGGACTAGAGGCCACACCGTTGGCCGTGGCTCCTCCGCCGCTGTCTCCCTCGCCACCTCTTCCGGCTCCGGCTCCAAAGTCTTTGCAGTCAAGTCTGCCGAGCTCTCCGAATCTGATTTCTTGCAAAGGGAGCAAAAAGTTCTCTCTTCTTTGAGCAGTCCTCATGTGGTAAGCTATTTAGGACATGACATTACTAGAGAGAACAACAAGCTCATGTACAATATCTTCATGGAGTACGTGGCCGGCGGCACGATCATCGATGCAATTCGCAACCGTGGAGGCCAGTTTGAAGAATCAGCACTCGGGTTTTACACGAGGCAAATTGCCAAGGGGCTAGAGTACTTGCATTCAGTTGGATTAGTACATTGTGACATAAAAGGAAGGAACATCTTGGTTGGAGAAGAGGGTCCGAAAATTGCCGACTTTGGATGCGCCAGGTGGGCTGATCCTGCGGCTGAGGCAGTGCCAATAGGCGGCACGCCGATGTTTATGTCACCGGAGGTGGCGCGTGGGGAGGAGCAGGGTTTTCCTTGTGATGTTTGGGCTCTTGGGTGCACAGTCATCGAAATGGCTACCGGAGGATCAGTGCCGTGGCCTAATGCAGCTGACCCAGTAACTCTTCTTTACCGGATTGCATACTCCGGTGAGTCGCCGGAGATTCCGAGTTTTCTTTCAAATCAAGCAAGGGATTTCTTGGCAAAGTGTTTCATGAGGGACCCAAAAGAGAGGTGGGCGGTTACACAACTTCTAAAGCATCCGTTTCTTGAGGAAATGATGATCATCAATTCTACTAGTAGTACAAAGCAAGTTCAAGAATCCACTACTTCTTCATTTTCTCCAACAAGTATTCTTGATCAAGGGATATGGAATTCATTACAAGAATCAGAAACTTTGGGCAACCTTGTGGATCACCCAGGTGTTGAAAATTCGTACCCCGACGATCGGATCAGACGGCTGTCCTTGTTTTCAGGGATGCTCAGGTGGAGTTCTGATGAGGACTATTGGATCACAGTTAGGGGGAATGATTGTGGGGAAAGCAACCCAATTGTGAATGATGGTGAAGCTCAAGTTGATGTGATTGATAGCAAAATTAGTTGTAGAGATATTAATTTGAATAATATAGGAGCCTGTAAAAGTAGGAAAATTAGTAGCAGTAGTAATAGCAATAGCAGTAGTACTAGTAGTGTAGTAGCTTTGAGCAATCTCATTTTGGAGAGGCACAAAGGCAATCTGTTATTTCCTTCAATACCAATTCTCTAttaatcccaaaaaaaaaaaaacaaaaaaatctcaCCATCTTTTTGTCTATTTTTGttacttttacttttatcaAGTTTTGGTGGGACTGTGATTCTTGGTAGAGAAGTTAAAATTGAAAGCCATCATATCATCCTCCTCCTGTGCTATCAGTTTCTCTGTTTGGTAGGTAAAGAGGGTGCCAAACTGGATTgttttaaattcaaatttgcCAACTGCTGCTGAAGTTGGGTATAGTTCCTCGAGAGAAATTATAACTTCTTTTTCAAGATGCAGTCTTTAGGCAACTGCCAGAACAGATGGGATAGTGGATAGCTAGCTAGTTAATTTGGTAAACCAGAACTTCCAACATGTACAACTGGATTCGGGTATATCTGTCCCCTTATGTTGGGATATTAATTAGGAATAAACACCTTCAAAGGATATTTAACAACATTTGGTCTATTAAGATccgggataatgaccatttacacaattttagactaaaaaatgtccacttacccaaacactctaatagattgcccacttacccaaacactctaagagataatttccctaatacccaattaagtttttttttattcatttttatttatttttgagacaattttgccctctccttctttatcacttagagagagaagtcataggAGACCTTGTCGGACtctggtgaccggaatccggcaatcGGAATCGGGCAACCGGTCACTGGAATTCCGAATCCGACTACAGGAccgatgaccggattccggcgtctgattttattacccctcAATAATAcctagtaatcatattattgctccccaataaatatattactgccccccaataaaaatattattgccccccaataacaagtttattagggATAAATatttagtgaaaaatgaagatgtttttaattttgaaagttttagtaggtttatccaaataaataattttattactgccccccaataatcttattattgccccataataatcttattattgcccaagAAATATTTTATTGCCCTTCAATAatctttttattgccccccaataatctcatTATTATCTTCCAATAATCATTTCCACACATTTAATCAAACACCTTCTGTGCATTACCCAACTCGCCAATTTCGCAATAACCATTCATCAATTGGCCCAGAAAATGCTGtgggtagcaaaaaaaaaaaaaaaaaccagaaattgatttgggcacctagaaaagctctgggcacccaatcaccatcTTCGCCGCTCTCTTGCATCAGAAACACCTCCTTCGTTCCTTCCCAACCTCACAGCTCCCTCGAATTCCGGAAACCCCCGGGATCCCTGAGATCAGAACATTCGAATTGAAGAGTCTCCTCATCGTCTTCCGGCCATAGACAGCTAGCCACCGGCTGTGCAGATCCTCATCAATATCTCCGGCGTTGCAGATCCTCATTGACCAACACTAATTGCCCGGCTGTCGGCGTCGGCGTCGGAGTCGAAGTCTGTGCTGCACGTCGGCGGATTGAGCCTCTATGCCGGACCGATTTGTGGCACGACGATTGCGCCAGAGTTTCTGTCTGAGTCGAAATCGTGCTGCACGACGACAGATTGAGAGCCTCGATGCCGGACCGATTTAAGTGTCGACGACGGCGCGTTTCCGGTGGCCTCGGATTGGTCCTCGACGACGTCGctgggggagggagggagagagagactcAGGGATGAGAAAGAgtttgagaggagagagagatcgatgagtTTTAGGGGATGAGAAAgagtctgattttattacccctcAATAATAcctagtaatcatattattgctccccaataaatatattactgccccccaataaaaatattattgccccccaataacaagtttattagggATAAATatttagtgaaaaatgaagatgtttttaattttgaaagttttagtaggtttatccaaataaataattttattactgccccccaataatcttattattgccccataataatcttagggctaaatactgtttagtaccctgtggttttggTCGAatatcaattcagtccctcgactttcaatttcatcaaaaacacccccgcaCTATCatattctcgtccaataggtccctccgactcaattccgtcaatttcagacgttaagtgctgacatggcatttccaactcatcaaaagtggggcccacacggaAGTGAAATTTCCAAACTGACACTGGGCAACAGAATAtggaaaaatcaaaaattaattcCAACTTTGAGATTGAAGAGACTCGAACCCCTCCCAAAACATATGTAGAAGAATggcccaaccaccagaccacttgcatggttttgatatattgcaaacaaaaataatatatatatctgaaTCAATTACCTCCTCCATTTATTATTCTGattaattctctctctctctcgtgtttTCCATgtttaattccaattctcttcCTTCCTTGTTCAACATTCATATTTAATTCACTTTTCCCCATGTTAGAGAAGACGATGACAGCAACCTCAGCATCGCAGAGAATAGCCAATTCCTAAGCTTTCTTGAGTAATCCAGCACGTTCTCAATCTTCTTGATCTCAATCTTCCCCCCacccattttttttcttcataagccccaaaaaacccagaaagccaAAACCAATNNNNNNNNNNNNNNNNNNNNNNNNNNNNNNNNNNNNNNNNNNNNNNNNNNNNNNNNNNNNNNNNNNNNNNNNNNNNNNNNNNNNNNNNNNNNNNNNNNNNNNNNNNNNNNNNNN encodes the following:
- the LOC133744222 gene encoding mitogen-activated protein kinase kinase kinase 18-like, with amino-acid sequence MDWTRGHTVGRGSSAAVSLATSSGSGSKVFAVKSAELSESDFLQREQKVLSSLSSPHVVSYLGHDITRENNKLMYNIFMEYVAGGTIIDAIRNRGGQFEESALGFYTRQIAKGLEYLHSVGLVHCDIKGRNILVGEEGPKIADFGCARWADPAAEAVPIGGTPMFMSPEVARGEEQGFPCDVWALGCTVIEMATGGSVPWPNAADPVTLLYRIAYSGESPEIPSFLSNQARDFLAKCFMRDPKERWAVTQLLKHPFLEEMMIINSTSSTKQVQESTTSSFSPTSILDQGIWNSLQESETLGNLVDHPGVENSYPDDRIRRLSLFSGMLRWSSDEDYWITVRGNDCGESNPIVNDGEAQVDVIDSKISCRDINLNNIGACKSRKISSSSNSNSSSTSSVVALSNLILERHKGNLLFPSIPILY